One genomic segment of Amycolatopsis sp. WQ 127309 includes these proteins:
- a CDS encoding helix-turn-helix transcriptional regulator — protein METWEFGRMVRRWRDRVAPETAGVPVGRRRRATGLRREELAGLAGISADYLTRLEQGRATSPSVQVVEALARALRLADGERDLLFRLAGHVAPGLDVVPSRITPSVQRLLDRLAHTPVAVYDATWTLVVANAPYDALMGETTAWRGIERNAVWRHLAGPGTRAVHTPEEHAGFVAQLVADLRLNVARYPADRSVTRLVEQLSRSPRFVELWDAGAPEPSQETSRHKVVDHPLVGRITLDCDTLIVAADDLRIMVYTAEPGTEDAERLDLAIVLGTQTLV, from the coding sequence GTGGAGACGTGGGAGTTCGGCCGGATGGTGCGCCGCTGGCGCGACCGCGTCGCACCCGAGACGGCCGGGGTCCCGGTGGGCCGCCGTCGCCGGGCGACCGGCCTGCGCCGTGAAGAGCTGGCCGGCCTCGCGGGGATCTCCGCCGACTACCTGACCCGGCTCGAACAGGGGCGCGCGACCTCGCCGTCGGTGCAGGTCGTCGAGGCGCTGGCGCGCGCCCTCCGGCTGGCCGACGGTGAGCGTGACCTGCTGTTCCGCCTGGCCGGGCACGTCGCGCCCGGGCTCGACGTCGTCCCGTCGCGGATCACCCCGAGCGTCCAGCGCCTGCTCGACCGGCTGGCGCACACGCCGGTCGCCGTCTACGACGCCACCTGGACGCTCGTCGTGGCCAACGCGCCCTACGACGCGCTGATGGGGGAGACGACGGCCTGGCGCGGGATCGAACGCAACGCCGTCTGGCGCCACCTCGCCGGCCCCGGCACCCGCGCCGTCCACACCCCGGAGGAGCACGCCGGCTTCGTGGCGCAGCTGGTCGCCGACCTGCGGCTGAACGTGGCGCGGTACCCGGCCGACCGGAGCGTCACCCGGCTCGTCGAACAGCTGTCGCGGAGCCCGCGGTTCGTCGAGCTCTGGGACGCCGGTGCCCCCGAGCCGAGCCAGGAGACGTCGCGGCACAAGGTCGTCGACCACCCGCTGGTCGGCCGCATCACCCTCGACTGCGACACGCTCATCGTGGCCGCCGACGACCTGCGCATCATGGTCTACACGGCCGAACCGGGCACCGAGGACGCCGAGCGCCTCGACCTGGCGATCGTGCTCGGCACGCAGACGCTCGTCTGA
- a CDS encoding SDR family NAD(P)-dependent oxidoreductase: MTTTLITGANRGLGKETARQLVAAGHTVYLGARDAVGGRAAADEVGARFVQLDVTDDASVAAAFDRLEGGLDVLVNNAGIALLALNGPEALAVFDTNAVGIVRVTEAALPLLRKSANPVVVNISSALGSFTANHDPARPASQVSAIVYGASKAAVSMLTVQYARAVPEVKFNAVEPGYTATLLGGIENPHGRPVEVSARTIVRMAVIGEDGPTGTFQEDDAELGW, translated from the coding sequence ATGACCACGACATTGATCACCGGGGCCAACCGGGGCCTCGGCAAGGAAACCGCCCGCCAGCTCGTCGCCGCCGGGCACACCGTCTACCTCGGCGCCCGTGACGCCGTCGGCGGCCGCGCGGCCGCCGACGAGGTCGGCGCCCGGTTCGTCCAGCTGGACGTCACCGACGACGCGTCCGTCGCGGCGGCCTTCGACCGGCTCGAAGGCGGGCTCGACGTGCTCGTCAACAACGCCGGCATCGCCCTGCTCGCCCTCAACGGCCCGGAGGCGCTGGCGGTGTTCGACACGAACGCGGTCGGGATCGTCCGCGTCACCGAGGCGGCGCTGCCGCTGCTGCGGAAGTCGGCCAACCCGGTCGTCGTCAACATCTCCAGCGCGCTGGGCTCGTTCACGGCCAACCACGACCCCGCGCGGCCCGCGTCGCAGGTCTCGGCGATCGTCTACGGCGCGAGCAAGGCGGCGGTCTCGATGCTCACGGTCCAGTACGCGCGGGCGGTGCCGGAGGTCAAGTTCAACGCCGTCGAGCCGGGCTACACGGCGACCCTGCTCGGCGGCATCGAGAACCCCCACGGCCGCCCGGTCGAGGTCAGCGCCCGGACGATCGTCCGGATGGCCGTCATCGGCGAGGACGGCCCCACCGGCACGTTCCAGGAGGACGACGCCGAACTGGGCTGGTGA
- a CDS encoding phosphocholine-specific phospholipase C codes for MTDVNRRRFLQLTGGTAALSVLSGSIARAAEIPAHHRTGTLRDVEHIVVLMQENRSFDHYFGTMRGVRGFGDPRPATLQSGKPVWAQSDGSRDILPFHPDADNLGLQFIQDLPHSWNDTHTAWNRGKYDKWVPAKGSTTMAYLTREDIPFHYALADAFTICDAYHCSFMGSTDPNRYYMWTGFTGNDGTGGGPVLGNDEKGYSWTTYPERLEKAGVSWKIYQDVGDGLDAAGGWGWIDDAYRGNYGDNSLLYFNSFRNAKPGDPLYDKARTGTNAKAGDGYFDRLRADVKAGTLPQVSWITAPEAFCEHPNWPVNYGAWYLAQVLDALTANPEVWSKTALFVTYDENDGFFDHVLPPYATAGQSTVDTTGEIFAGSASNPAGPYGLGQRVPMTVVSPWSKGGWVCSETFDHTSIIRFIERRFGVQEPNITPWRRSVCGDLTSAFDFARTDAHVPRLPDTAAYAPPDRERHPDYVPAVPAKGVLPKQEHGLRPARALPYDLAADARVHGDQLTLTFANHGRAGAAFVVTSPSADPRTYTVGAGRSLSGALPAAGGYDFTAHGPNSFLRQFRGTTAGPEVSLRQDGGCVELTLTNTGSATVRLTITDAYGRRSATRQLRPGARTVEKVDTGRSNEWYDVSVTSDKDPKFLRRLAGHVENGRPSTSDPAILTR; via the coding sequence ATGACGGACGTCAACCGCAGGCGGTTCTTGCAGCTGACCGGCGGCACCGCTGCCCTTTCGGTCCTTTCGGGCAGCATCGCCCGCGCGGCGGAGATCCCCGCCCACCACCGCACGGGCACCCTGCGCGACGTCGAGCACATCGTGGTCCTGATGCAGGAGAACCGGTCGTTCGACCACTACTTCGGCACGATGCGCGGCGTCCGCGGCTTCGGCGACCCGCGGCCGGCGACGCTGCAGTCCGGCAAACCCGTCTGGGCGCAGTCCGACGGCAGTCGCGACATCTTGCCCTTCCACCCCGACGCGGACAACTTGGGCCTGCAGTTCATCCAGGATCTCCCACACAGCTGGAACGACACGCACACGGCGTGGAACCGGGGCAAGTACGACAAGTGGGTCCCCGCCAAGGGCTCGACCACGATGGCGTACCTGACGCGCGAGGACATCCCGTTCCACTACGCGCTGGCCGACGCGTTCACGATCTGCGACGCCTACCACTGCTCGTTCATGGGCTCGACCGACCCGAACCGCTACTACATGTGGACCGGCTTCACCGGCAACGACGGCACCGGCGGCGGACCGGTCCTGGGCAACGACGAAAAGGGCTACTCCTGGACGACCTACCCCGAGCGGCTCGAGAAGGCCGGGGTGTCGTGGAAGATCTACCAGGACGTCGGCGACGGCCTCGACGCCGCCGGTGGCTGGGGCTGGATCGACGACGCCTACCGCGGCAACTACGGCGACAACTCGTTGCTGTACTTCAACTCCTTCCGCAACGCCAAGCCCGGCGACCCGCTCTACGACAAGGCCCGCACCGGCACGAACGCGAAGGCGGGCGACGGCTACTTCGACCGGCTGCGCGCCGACGTCAAGGCCGGGACGCTGCCCCAGGTCTCGTGGATCACGGCCCCGGAGGCGTTCTGCGAGCACCCGAACTGGCCGGTCAACTACGGCGCCTGGTACCTCGCGCAGGTGCTCGACGCGCTCACCGCGAACCCGGAGGTCTGGAGCAAGACCGCCCTGTTCGTCACCTACGACGAGAACGACGGCTTCTTCGACCACGTGCTCCCGCCGTACGCGACGGCCGGGCAGTCCACTGTGGACACGACCGGCGAGATCTTCGCGGGGTCGGCGTCGAACCCGGCCGGCCCGTACGGCCTCGGCCAGCGCGTGCCGATGACGGTCGTGTCGCCGTGGAGCAAGGGCGGCTGGGTGTGCTCGGAGACGTTCGACCACACGTCGATCATCCGGTTCATCGAACGGCGGTTCGGGGTGCAGGAACCGAACATCACGCCGTGGCGGCGCTCGGTCTGCGGCGACCTGACGTCGGCGTTCGACTTCGCGCGCACCGACGCCCACGTGCCGCGGCTGCCGGACACGGCCGCCTACGCGCCGCCGGACCGCGAGCGGCACCCGGACTACGTGCCCGCGGTGCCCGCGAAGGGCGTGCTGCCCAAACAGGAACACGGGCTGCGCCCGGCGCGGGCGCTGCCGTACGACCTGGCGGCCGACGCCCGGGTGCACGGTGACCAGCTGACGCTGACCTTCGCCAACCACGGCCGGGCGGGCGCGGCGTTCGTCGTGACGTCGCCGTCGGCCGACCCGCGGACCTACACCGTGGGCGCGGGCCGCTCGCTGTCCGGCGCGCTGCCCGCGGCCGGCGGGTACGACTTCACCGCCCACGGCCCGAACAGCTTCCTGCGGCAGTTCCGGGGCACGACGGCCGGGCCCGAGGTGAGCCTGCGCCAGGACGGCGGGTGCGTCGAGCTGACCCTGACCAACACCGGGTCCGCCACCGTGCGGCTGACGATCACCGACGCCTACGGGCGCCGGTCGGCGACCCGGCAGTTGCGCCCGGGCGCGCGGACCGTCGAGAAGGTGGACACCGGGCGGAGCAATGAGTGGTACGACGTCTCCGTGACGTCGGATAAGGACCCGAAGTTCCTGCGCCGC